From Carnobacterium alterfunditum DSM 5972:
GGACATCACTCCTTTTAGTTCGCCAAACGATCGCAATGCAGCTGCTCAATCCGGTGAACTGGATGGGATGATTGCAGATGTAATGACAGCTCTTTCATTCCGGGAAGGTGGAATCGATTTGACGATTACATCTGATATCAATGAAGAATTTAAATTGTTGTCTTCACCTGATTCAGGAATCATAGATATCAAACAATTAGATGGTAAAAATGTTTCATTAATACCTAAGCTGCTGCTTGAATATATTATGGATGAAATAGCTGCCAAAAATGAAATTGGTTATGAAGTGGTTTCGATCCCTTCTATCCCGGCAAGATATGAAGCATTATTGGAGAATCAAATTGATTCGGTTATCTTCACTGAACCTCAAGCCACAGCACTTAAAATAAATGGAGCACATGTGTTGGCAAGTTCATCAGAGTATGGAATCAAAGGCGGAACGATTCTATTTAGTGATGAGAGTGTAGCAGAAAGGTCTACTGACATTGCGGCTTTTTATCGCGCGTATGACAAAGCAGTTGATTATATAAATACAACTGATCCAGTTGAATACAGCACTAGTTTAAATGAGTATAATTTCCCCAAAGAAATGGGAGACTACTTATCCAATAAAGAAGAAGGTTATACTAAAGCAAAAGCTGTTACTAAGGAACAATATGCAAGTATAGAAGAGTGGACCAAGGAGAAAGAAATGATCAGCAAAGATTATACGTATGAAGAATTGACCGATTTTTCTATGCTGAAAGAGTAGCAAAAATACCACGATTTGACTGTCTCAATTAAGAGAATCAGTCAAATCGTGGTATTTTTTAGTCTGAAATCAAATTGATTTATTCCATGGAGTCAAAAACCATTCAAGGAGATCTATCAGTTTAAATAATAAAAATCCGACTAAACAAAGCGCCAGTATGCCGCAAAACATTTGGGAATAATCAATGACAGACCAAGCATTCATAATGTAATAACCAAGACCAAATTGAGTAGCATAATTTTCCGCAAAAAATAGCGAGGCTACTGCAATCCCAATACAAACACGTAATCCACTAATGATTTGTGGGAGAATAGCTGGATAGAGTAGATAGATAAAGGTCTGCCATTTACTCGCATGCATCATCTGCATCACCTGATAATAGGACTGGTCAATTTGATTTATGCCATCGCGTACGGACAGAATTAGTTGAAAGACGATGATCCAGACGACTAAGCTGATTTTTGATGCATCACCTAAACCAAAAACCAGCATGAAAACCGGTAGAAATGCGACTTTTGGTATAGGGTAAATGAAATATAGCAAAGGAGACAATAAACGATCTGCCCATTTGCTGGATCCGATCCAAATACCTAAAGGCACACTGATTACAAAAGAAATAAGAATAGCCGATAAGATCCGAAATAAACTACTGAAGATATGGGGGAGCAGTATTGGAAACACTTCTATGAATAAACGAATCGTTTTGATTGGTTCTGGAATAACA
This genomic window contains:
- a CDS encoding ABC transporter substrate-binding protein; translated protein: MKKLGRLLIAIILVGVAPIALAACSTDAKTVQSNEASSSDTVNEPLRFGTLPAESAIPIILAEENGYFEDENVAVDITPFSSPNDRNAAAQSGELDGMIADVMTALSFREGGIDLTITSDINEEFKLLSSPDSGIIDIKQLDGKNVSLIPKLLLEYIMDEIAAKNEIGYEVVSIPSIPARYEALLENQIDSVIFTEPQATALKINGAHVLASSSEYGIKGGTILFSDESVAERSTDIAAFYRAYDKAVDYINTTDPVEYSTSLNEYNFPKEMGDYLSNKEEGYTKAKAVTKEQYASIEEWTKEKEMISKDYTYEELTDFSMLKE
- a CDS encoding ABC transporter permease; amino-acid sequence: MNRNKKFPLDTFIGLIGLFLVWESLYFVVSHPVIPEPIKTIRLFIEVFPILLPHIFSSLFRILSAILISFVISVPLGIWIGSSKWADRLLSPLLYFIYPIPKVAFLPVFMLVFGLGDASKISLVVWIIVFQLILSVRDGINQIDQSYYQVMQMMHASKWQTFIYLLYPAILPQIISGLRVCIGIAVASLFFAENYATQFGLGYYIMNAWSVIDYSQMFCGILALCLVGFLLFKLIDLLEWFLTPWNKSI